DNA from Mycobacterium sp. SMC-8:
GTTGTCCACCCCGATCTGATGCCGGGTGGTGACACCGACGGGATCGGCGATGAAGCAGGTCAGGAAATGCTCGCGGAACACCTCGCTGGGCAGCTTGCCCTTGAAGTCCTGCCCGGTCCAGGTCGAATGCATCTCATAGGTCCGGTCCACCCGCTCCAGGAAATACGGGATCCACCCCGTCCCACCCTCGGACAACGCGATCTTCAGATCCGGATACTCCTTGATCGGCCGCGACCACAGCAGATCCGCCGCGGCTTGGACGATGTTCATCGGCTGCAACGTGATCATCACGTCCATCGGCGCATCCGGGGCGGTGATCGCCAACCGCCCCGAGGACCCGATATGCACATTGAGCACCGTGTCGGTATCGACCAACGCATCCCACATCGGCTTCCAATGCTCGAAATCATGGAAACTCGGATAGCCCATCGCCGCCGGATTCTCGGTGAACGTCAACGAATGCACCCCACGGGCGGCATTGCGGCGGATCTCAGCCGCACAGGCCTGCGGATCCCAGATCACCGGCAACGTCATCGGAATGAACCGCGCCGGATAGGCCCCGCACCATTCCTCGACATGCCAATCGTTGTAGGCCTGCACCAACGCCAGACTGAACTCCGCATCCTCGGTGGCGAACAACCGGCCCGCGAACCCCGGAAACGACGGAAAACACATCGACCCCAAAATCCCGCCGGCGTTCATGTCCTTGACCCGCTCATCAACCTGCCAACACCCGGGCCTGATCTCATCGAGCCCCTGCGGCTCCAGGCCGTACTCCTCTTTCGGCCGGCCCGCCACCGCATTGAGCGCCACGTTCGGGATCACCACATCCCGGAACTGCCAGGTATCACTGCCATCCGGGTTGTGCACCAACCGCGGCGCCTCATCCAAATACCTGCGCGGCAGATGATTCTTGAACATGTCCGGCGGCTCGACGATGTGATCATCCACGCTGATCAAAATCATGTCGTCTTTGTTCATCGTCGTGCCCGATCTGTGTGCGCTTACCGTATGGCCGACAGTTTAGCGTGGCGGGTCAACAGCAGCGAGCACCCGGGTCGGCGTCGGCGGCTGCGTGACGGCGCCGCCAGTACTCGCGTTCGGACAGCGGGGGCTCACCCGTGTGTCTGCGCGCGTGGTGATCCAGATAGCGCTGATAGTGGTTGTCGCCCATCAGGGTTTGGCAGTACCAGCCGATGCGGCCGACGGCTTGGCGTGCGGCCGCGGTAACGCGTCCCATTGCTTCTGCACCTCCTTCTCCGCCGAGGTCATGACCATGCCCGAAGGGGCGAACATGCGGGAAGGTAGCGGAGCGTCTTCACTGGTCGGCCCGCCGTGGCCGCGAATCGCTCTCAGCGCCACGATCAGTCCGGCGACGAACACGATCAGCACCAGTACGGCGAAGACGATCGACAGCGTGCCCTGGATGAACGTGTTGCGGATGACGGCGTCGAGCTGGCCGGCGTCCTTGGCGGCGCCGAAGCTGGTGGCCCCGCCGTCCCGCGCGTTGCGGTACTGGAAGTGCTGGGTCCAGTATCCGACCTTCGGGTCGCCGGAGAAGATCTTCTGCCACGACGCCGTCATCGTGACCACGAGGTCCCACAGCAACGGGATCCCCGGTATCCACGCCCATTTCAGCAGTCCGCGTTTGATCACCACGACGGTCACGACCGTCAACGCGATGGCCGCCAGCAGCTGGTTGGCGATGCCGAACAGCGGGAACAGCGTGTTGATGCCGCCCAGCGGGTCGGTGACCCCCATCAGCAGGATGCTGCCCCATGCGGCGACGACGATGATGCTGCAGATCCACGCGCCGACCCGCCAGCTGGGATTGCGCAGCTTCTTGAGCGGGCCGCCGAGGTTGCCCAGTCCGTCGGACAGCATGAACCTGGCCACGCGGGTGCCGGCGTCGACGGTGGTGAGGATGAACAGCGCCTCGAACATGATCGCGAAGTGGTACCAGAACGCCTTGAGGCTCGCGCCGCCGAACACCTGGTGCAACACCTCCGACATGCCGAACGCCAGGGTCGGGGCACCGCCGGTGCGCGACACGATGGACTCCTCGCCGACACTTCTGGCGGCGTCGCTGATCTCCTGCCCGGTGATCGGCGGCCCGGACAGCCCCAGCCCGTTGACGTAGTCGGCGGCGCTCTGGGCGGTGGCGCCCGTCGCGGCCGACGGCGCGTTCATCGCGAAATACAGGTGCT
Protein-coding regions in this window:
- a CDS encoding amidohydrolase family protein, translated to MNKDDMILISVDDHIVEPPDMFKNHLPRRYLDEAPRLVHNPDGSDTWQFRDVVIPNVALNAVAGRPKEEYGLEPQGLDEIRPGCWQVDERVKDMNAGGILGSMCFPSFPGFAGRLFATEDAEFSLALVQAYNDWHVEEWCGAYPARFIPMTLPVIWDPQACAAEIRRNAARGVHSLTFTENPAAMGYPSFHDFEHWKPMWDALVDTDTVLNVHIGSSGRLAITAPDAPMDVMITLQPMNIVQAAADLLWSRPIKEYPDLKIALSEGGTGWIPYFLERVDRTYEMHSTWTGQDFKGKLPSEVFREHFLTCFIADPVGVTTRHQIGVDNICWEADYPHSDSMWPGAPEQLDEVLKANNVPDDEVDKMTYQNAMRWYHWDAFSHIPKDQATVGALRKAAEGHDVSIQALSHHKEGERGGGAGHFDALRAAARGNSGSD
- a CDS encoding YbdD/YjiX family protein produces the protein MGRVTAAARQAVGRIGWYCQTLMGDNHYQRYLDHHARRHTGEPPLSEREYWRRRHAAADADPGARCC